Proteins encoded together in one Xiphophorus maculatus strain JP 163 A chromosome 13, X_maculatus-5.0-male, whole genome shotgun sequence window:
- the LOC102236588 gene encoding nucleoporin-like protein 2, which translates to MVVCNFFLQGRCRYGDQCWNEHPRGGSRGGGGYNDSYSRSGGQQQPRGGGGGGGYGNRVWVNPSQQRGGYIQPSTFSQGSSDWGSGRGGGGGGRGGGGGGGGGGGRRENLKSSDFSFSSSNRFSALDASNAFDKGGRGAVAGLGTAGDEDDDKKLEVIQADMDAWESSGQWGFSCYSSVKTSISGFTDLSPEELRLEYYSTRASGDLQGYLNGVNQLFSQWKSRVQELKIMSPSTRLALLAELKGTAPQSSSSGFGSTTTTGFGSSTSSKGFGAPEHSVNFGFSALSSGFGSSSTSSLSTGFGSLIPAPTQPPSGFGSSSVPSASSFSFTAPSADKPPPAASSGFGSASGFSFSSTTATTGGGLGSAFGAAAAASLGAGAVGETADGLFSPESKLTQEELNQFKAKRFTLGQIPLKPPPANMLVV; encoded by the exons ATGGTCGTGTGTAACTTTTTCCTCCAGGGCCGCTGTCGGTACGGAGACCAATGTTGGAATGAGCACCCGAGAGGCGGAAGCAGAGGAGGGGGAGGTTATAATGACAGCTACAGCCGCTCCGGTGGTCAGCAGCAgcccagaggaggaggaggaggaggag GCTATGGGAACAGAGTTTGGGTGAATCCCTCCCAGCAAAGAGGAGGATATATTCAGCCATCAACCTTCTCACAGGGAAGCAGTGACTGGGGTTCAGGAcgtggtggaggaggaggaggaagaggaggaggaggaggaggtggtggtggtggtgggagaAGAGAAAACTTGAAGAGCTCTGATTTCAGCTTCTCATCTTCGAATCGATTTTCTGCTCTCGATGCTTCCAATGCCTTTGAcaagggaggaagaggagcagtaGCAGGTTTAGGAACTGCTGGAGATGAAGATGACGATAAGAAACT TGAAGTCATTCAGGCGGACATGGATGCCTGGGAGAGTTCAGGACAGTGGGGCTTCTCCTGCTACTCTAGCGTTAAGACGTCCATATCAG GCTTCACTGATCTGTCTCCAGAAGAGCTCAGGCTGGAGTACTACTCCACCAGAGCATCAGGGGATCTGCAGGGCTAC CTAAATGGCGTAAACCAGCTGTTCAGTCAGTGGAAAAGCAGAGTCCAGGAGCTGAAGATTATGAGTCCGTCCACACGTCTGGCACTG CTCGCCGAGTTAAAAGGAACGGCTCCGCAGTCGTCTTCGAGTGGCTTTGGTTCGACAACGACGACAGGATTTGGATCCTCCACATCCAGCAAAG GCTTCGGTGCACCAGAACACTCCGTCAACTTCGGTTTCTCAGCTCTGAGTTCTGGATTCGGCTCTTCTTCTACATCTTCACTTTCAACTGGGTTTGGTAGCCTTATACCAGCTCCAACACAACCTCCGTCTGGGTTCGGCTCTTCCTCCGTGCCGTCTGCTTCGTCCTTCTCATTTACCGCCCCGAGCGCAGACAAGCCGCCGCCAGCGGCCTCTTCGGGGTTCGGATCGGCCTCGGGGTTCAGCTTCTCCTCCACGACAGCAACCACTGGGGGAGGACTTGGGAGCGCCTTCGGGGCGGCGGCAGCAGCTTCACTCGGAGCCGGAGCGGTGGGAGAGACCGCAGACGGTCTGTTCTCACCTGAGAGCAAACTCACCCAGGAAGAACTGAATCAGTTTAAAGCCAAAAGGTTCACTTTGGGACAGATTCCACTAAAACCGCCACCTGCGAATATGCTAGTGGTCTGA